GTCAGCAATAAGGCAGTAAAACTCTTTTGCCTGAAGCTTTTCCATTATCTCCTTTGCGGTCCTGTGTATTAGCTCTTTGAGATAGCCCCGGTTTAGTTTTCTGAACCTGTAGTGGAGAGTGGTAAAGTCAGGTACTTTGGGGAATAGGTCTTTTAGTCTTTCTTCTAAATCTCGGAGGGAGAGGTTTTCTAAGATCTTAATCAGTAGTGCTGCTACTATGAGGTGATCTTCGTAAACTCTGGGTCTTCCTCTTTTGTTGTACTGACTTGGTCTAATGGTATTGCATATTTCCCTGCTTTTGGTTAATATCAGTTTTATCAATTGCTTGTTATTTCTTGTTCTCATTCCCTTCCTTCTACTTCTTCTCTTCCACTGTGTCAAGATTTTTTAAACGGGCTTACCTTGGTTTACAATTCCTGGAAAACAAAAAGGAATGACTTTCTAAGAGTGACGAATCGGTTTACATTAGGAAATACATATTAAGGATAAGTAAGGATGAAGATAGCTAAGCTTACTAAGAAGGGACAATTTACCATACCTACGGGATATAGGAAATTATTAGGAACTTATATAGTTGAAATAACCTATGAGAAAGGAAAAGTAATAATTAAACCTGCTAAGAAATTGGGAGGAATTCTACATAAATACGCTATCCGGGACAGGTCCATAGAAGAGATAATGAAAACTGA
This is a stretch of genomic DNA from Aquifex aeolicus VF5. It encodes these proteins:
- a CDS encoding AbrB/MazE/SpoVT family DNA-binding domain-containing protein encodes the protein MKIAKLTKKGQFTIPTGYRKLLGTYIVEITYEKGKVIIKPAKKLGGILHKYAIRDRSIEEIMKTEKEAIGDGLAERGKRDNC